Proteins co-encoded in one Minwuia thermotolerans genomic window:
- the paaA gene encoding 1,2-phenylacetyl-CoA epoxidase subunit PaaA: MNDQVRAVETDDPEREAGFQAHIDAEKRVEPRDWMPERYRKFMIRQISQHAHSEYVGMLPEGNWITRAPTLRRKAALLAKIQDEAGHAAYLYSAAETLGASRDQMLEDLHSGKAKYSSIFNYPALTWADIGAIGWLVDGAAIVNQVALCRTSYGPYARAMVRICKEESFHQRQGFEIMTTLAHGAPEQKAMAQDALDRWWWPSLMMFGPHDSDSPNSEISFRWKVKRQSNDELRQKFVDMTVAQAEFLGLKIPDDDLKWNEARGHYDFGRIDWDEFWRVVKGNGLCNRDRLRNRREAYENGAWVREAALAHAEKKRARAGREAA; encoded by the coding sequence ATGAACGATCAGGTCAGGGCCGTCGAGACCGACGATCCGGAGCGCGAGGCCGGCTTCCAGGCGCATATCGACGCGGAGAAGCGGGTCGAGCCGCGCGACTGGATGCCCGAGCGCTACCGCAAGTTCATGATCCGCCAGATTTCCCAGCACGCGCATTCGGAATATGTCGGCATGCTGCCGGAGGGCAACTGGATCACCCGCGCGCCGACGCTCCGCCGCAAGGCCGCGCTGCTGGCCAAGATCCAGGACGAGGCCGGTCACGCCGCCTATCTCTACTCGGCCGCCGAGACGCTGGGCGCCAGCCGCGACCAGATGCTGGAAGACCTGCATTCGGGCAAGGCCAAGTATTCGTCGATCTTCAACTATCCGGCGCTGACCTGGGCCGACATCGGCGCCATCGGCTGGCTGGTCGACGGCGCCGCGATCGTCAATCAGGTCGCGCTCTGCCGCACCTCCTACGGTCCCTACGCCCGCGCCATGGTGCGCATCTGCAAGGAAGAGAGCTTCCACCAGCGCCAGGGCTTCGAGATCATGACGACGCTGGCGCACGGCGCGCCGGAACAGAAGGCGATGGCGCAGGACGCGCTGGACCGCTGGTGGTGGCCGTCGCTGATGATGTTCGGCCCGCACGACAGCGACTCGCCGAATTCCGAGATTTCCTTCCGGTGGAAGGTCAAGCGCCAGTCGAACGACGAGCTGCGCCAGAAGTTCGTCGACATGACCGTGGCCCAGGCCGAGTTCCTGGGCCTGAAGATCCCCGACGACGATCTGAAGTGGAACGAGGCGCGCGGCCATTATGACTTCGGCCGGATCGACTGGGACGAGTTCTGGCGGGTCGTGAAGGGCAACGGGCTCTGCAACCGCGACCGGCTGCGCAACCGCCGCGAGGCCTACGAGAACGGCGCCTGGGTGCGCGAGGCCGCCCTGGCCCACGCCGAGAAGAAGCGCGCCCGCGCGGGCCGAGAGGCCGCCTGA
- the paaB gene encoding 1,2-phenylacetyl-CoA epoxidase subunit PaaB — protein sequence MSDRKEWPLWEVFIRSREGLNHKHAGSLHAPDAEMAIQNARDLYTRRSEGISIWVVKSADIVASDPDDKDMLFDPAAGKVYRHPTFYSVPDGVENI from the coding sequence ATGAGCGATCGCAAGGAATGGCCGCTGTGGGAAGTCTTCATCCGCAGCCGCGAGGGCCTGAACCACAAGCACGCCGGCAGCCTGCACGCCCCCGACGCCGAGATGGCGATCCAGAACGCCCGCGATCTCTACACGCGGCGCTCCGAGGGCATCTCCATCTGGGTGGTGAAGTCGGCCGATATCGTCGCCTCCGACCCGGACGACAAGGACATGCTGTTCGATCCGGCGGCGGGCAAGGTCTACCGCCATCCGACCTTCTATTCGGTGCCCGACGGGGTGGAGAACATCTGA
- the paaC gene encoding 1,2-phenylacetyl-CoA epoxidase subunit PaaC, with protein sequence MAALTHDQALFRYLLRLGDTAHVLCHRLGEWCGHGPVMEEDIALTNVALDLIGQARLFYQYAGEVEGEGRSEDDLAFLRPERDMNNLLLVEQPNGDYAQTMARQFLFDSYNLLLMQAFERSGDTRIAEIAAKAVKEVAYHRRHSAGWVIRMGDGTGESHRRIADGMAALFGFTAEFFEMDEVDRMMAEAGVGPDLGALREPWERDVRAVLDEATLDWPDQGWSVVGGRLEGRHSEHLGYMLAEMQFMQRTYPGLNW encoded by the coding sequence ATGGCGGCGCTGACCCATGACCAGGCGCTGTTCCGCTACCTGCTGCGGCTGGGGGACACGGCGCACGTACTCTGCCACCGTCTGGGCGAATGGTGCGGCCACGGCCCGGTGATGGAGGAGGACATCGCGCTCACCAATGTGGCGCTGGACCTGATCGGCCAGGCGCGGCTGTTCTACCAGTACGCCGGCGAGGTCGAGGGCGAGGGCCGTTCGGAAGACGATCTGGCCTTCCTGCGTCCCGAGCGGGACATGAACAACCTGCTGCTGGTCGAGCAGCCCAACGGCGACTACGCGCAGACCATGGCGCGGCAGTTCCTGTTCGACAGCTACAATCTGCTGCTGATGCAGGCGTTCGAGCGCTCCGGCGACACGCGGATCGCCGAGATCGCCGCCAAGGCGGTCAAGGAAGTCGCCTATCATCGCCGCCATTCGGCCGGCTGGGTGATCCGCATGGGTGACGGCACCGGGGAAAGCCATCGGCGCATCGCCGACGGCATGGCCGCGCTGTTCGGCTTCACCGCCGAGTTCTTCGAGATGGACGAGGTCGACCGCATGATGGCCGAGGCCGGGGTTGGCCCGGATCTCGGCGCGCTTCGCGAGCCCTGGGAGCGGGATGTCCGCGCCGTCCTCGACGAGGCGACGCTGGACTGGCCGGATCAGGGCTGGTCGGTCGTCGGCGGCCGCCTGGAAGGCCGGCATTCGGAGCATCTGGGCTACATGCTGGCCGAGATGCAGTTCATGCAGCGGACCTATCCGGGGCTGAACTGGTAG
- the paaD gene encoding 1,2-phenylacetyl-CoA epoxidase subunit PaaD: protein MPTETLPTLDDVWAMLAEVPDPEIPNLSLIDLGVIRGVELADEGGAVVKMSPTYTGCPATDMMKLLIRERLAAGGCRAVTVDIVLSPAWSTDEITERGREKLREAGIAPPVGRSTDKRHLLGETPDVACPHCGAADTRMLSPFGSTACKALFQCNACLEPFDYFKCH from the coding sequence ATGCCCACCGAGACCCTTCCCACGCTCGACGATGTCTGGGCCATGCTGGCCGAGGTGCCGGATCCGGAGATCCCCAATCTCAGCCTGATCGACCTCGGCGTCATCCGCGGCGTCGAACTGGCCGATGAGGGCGGTGCGGTGGTGAAGATGTCGCCGACCTATACCGGCTGTCCGGCGACCGACATGATGAAGCTGCTGATCCGCGAGCGGCTGGCCGCGGGCGGCTGCCGGGCGGTGACCGTGGACATCGTGCTCTCGCCCGCCTGGTCCACCGACGAGATCACCGAACGCGGCCGCGAGAAGCTCAGGGAAGCCGGCATAGCCCCGCCCGTCGGACGTTCGACCGACAAGCGTCACCTGCTGGGGGAGACGCCCGACGTCGCCTGTCCCCATTGCGGGGCCGCCGACACCAGGATGCTGAGTCCCTTCGGCTCGACGGCCTGCAAGGCGCTGTTCCAGTGCAATGCGTGCCTGGAGCCCTTCGACTACTTCAAGTGCCACTGA
- the paaE gene encoding 1,2-phenylacetyl-CoA epoxidase subunit PaaE, translating into MALFNSLKVADVRRETPDSVSIAFDVPEDLRSAFHHEAGQYLTLKADVDGREVRRSYSICSGPTESDIRVAIRRVEGGLFSTFANEDIGPGDAMEVMAPEGRFVLRPDPEREAHFVCFAAGSGITPILAIVKAVLFCEPKSSVTVVYGNRSAGTVIFREELEDLKNRFPARLSILHVLSREAQEAPLLSGRIDDAKLDMMLDRLIDTGGTEAFYLCGPQAMIETVSRALKNRGVERKRIRFELFTPAGDGNAKPKKTAAPGESLPTRHVGVVVDGHRMDFDMVDDGTSILDAALARQADLPFACKGGMCCTCRAKLVEGQVEMDKTYGLEPEEIEAGYVLTCQATPVSDRVVLDYDDRG; encoded by the coding sequence ATGGCCCTGTTCAACAGCCTGAAAGTCGCCGACGTCCGCCGGGAGACCCCCGACAGCGTCTCCATCGCCTTCGACGTGCCCGAGGATCTCCGGTCCGCCTTCCATCACGAGGCGGGCCAGTACCTGACGCTGAAGGCCGATGTCGACGGGCGTGAGGTGCGGCGCTCCTATTCCATCTGCTCGGGCCCGACGGAGAGCGACATCCGCGTCGCCATCCGCCGCGTCGAGGGCGGGCTGTTCTCCACCTTCGCCAACGAGGACATCGGCCCCGGCGACGCGATGGAGGTGATGGCGCCCGAGGGCCGCTTCGTGCTCCGGCCCGACCCGGAGCGGGAGGCGCATTTCGTCTGCTTCGCCGCCGGCTCCGGCATTACGCCGATCCTGGCCATCGTCAAGGCGGTGCTGTTCTGCGAGCCGAAGTCGTCGGTCACCGTGGTCTACGGCAACCGCTCGGCCGGCACGGTGATCTTCCGCGAGGAGCTGGAGGACCTGAAGAACCGCTTTCCCGCGCGCCTCTCGATCCTGCACGTGCTGTCGCGGGAGGCGCAGGAAGCGCCGCTGCTCTCGGGCCGGATCGACGACGCCAAGCTCGACATGATGCTGGACCGGCTGATCGACACCGGGGGCACGGAGGCGTTCTACCTCTGCGGCCCGCAGGCGATGATCGAGACCGTCTCCAGGGCGCTGAAGAACCGCGGCGTCGAGCGCAAGCGCATCCGCTTCGAGCTGTTCACTCCGGCCGGGGACGGCAATGCGAAGCCGAAGAAGACCGCCGCGCCGGGCGAGAGCCTGCCGACCCGTCATGTGGGCGTCGTGGTCGACGGCCACCGCATGGACTTCGACATGGTCGACGACGGCACCTCCATCCTCGACGCCGCGCTGGCGCGGCAGGCCGATCTGCCCTTCGCATGCAAGGGCGGCATGTGCTGCACCTGCCGCGCGAAGCTGGTGGAGGGCCAGGTGGAGATGGACAAGACCTACGGCCTGGAGCCCGAGGAGATCGAGGCCGGCTATGTGCTGACCTGCCAGGCGACGCCTGTCAGCGACCGGGTCGTGCTGGACTACGACGACCGCGGGTAG
- the msrA gene encoding peptide-methionine (S)-S-oxide reductase MsrA, protein MGLFGSKRDDGAFGLVSGSFPDPATDIDAAADKGVAVLAGGCFWCVEAVYLELDGVRSVVSGYAGGSPETADYNSVCSGRTGHAEAVEIRYDPQKISFGMLLKIFFSVAHDPTQVDRQGADVGPQYRSAIFYADDEQKRVAEAYMAQIDDAGVLDGAIATTLEPLEAFYEGEDYHQNYAARNPMQPYIAFTAAPKVQKLYKLYPEKTKGR, encoded by the coding sequence ATGGGTCTGTTCGGATCGAAACGCGACGACGGCGCCTTCGGACTGGTGTCGGGCAGCTTCCCCGACCCGGCGACGGATATCGACGCCGCCGCAGACAAAGGCGTGGCCGTGCTTGCCGGCGGCTGCTTCTGGTGCGTGGAGGCGGTCTATCTGGAACTGGACGGCGTCCGGTCCGTGGTCAGCGGCTATGCGGGCGGCTCGCCGGAGACGGCCGACTACAACAGCGTCTGCTCGGGCCGCACCGGCCACGCCGAGGCGGTCGAGATCCGCTACGACCCGCAGAAGATCAGCTTCGGCATGCTGCTGAAGATATTCTTCTCGGTGGCCCACGATCCGACACAGGTCGACCGTCAGGGCGCCGATGTCGGCCCGCAATACCGCTCCGCGATCTTCTATGCCGACGACGAACAGAAACGCGTGGCGGAAGCCTACATGGCGCAGATCGACGATGCCGGCGTGCTGGACGGCGCCATCGCGACGACGCTGGAGCCGCTGGAGGCGTTCTACGAGGGCGAGGACTACCACCAGAACTACGCCGCCCGGAACCCGATGCAGCCCTATATCGCCTTCACCGCCGCGCCCAAGGTGCAGAAGCTCTACAAGCTCTATCCGGAGAAGACCAAGGGGCGCTGA
- a CDS encoding TauD/TfdA dioxygenase family protein: MTLKIWPVTESFAAEVDGVDLSQPLDADTVEEIKQAFWKYAVLVFPDQKLTQDQHVDFARHIGPLEESIARHRKDIKPRLRLDLADVSNLNDRDEILEEDHRLRQFQLGNRLWHTDSSFKFVPGRASLLYGRAVPPAGGRTEFADERAAWDALDAATQAKLDGLIAEHCIRYSRMRMGFDNFSEEEIRQMPPVPQVLVRTIPETGRKNLYLASHALKIVGMEDEAARKLIDDLIAHATQRQFVYSHRWRANDLVMWDNRCTMHRGTPFDDLVYKRDVQRATVAEPANSVEMAGLPLPGIAA, from the coding sequence ATGACTCTGAAAATCTGGCCGGTCACGGAAAGCTTCGCCGCCGAGGTCGACGGGGTCGACCTGTCGCAGCCCCTCGACGCGGATACCGTCGAGGAGATCAAGCAGGCGTTCTGGAAATACGCCGTGCTGGTCTTTCCGGACCAGAAGCTGACCCAGGATCAGCATGTGGACTTCGCGCGCCATATCGGCCCGCTGGAGGAATCGATCGCGCGCCACCGCAAGGACATCAAGCCCAGGCTGCGGCTCGACCTGGCCGACGTCTCGAACCTCAACGACCGCGACGAGATTCTGGAGGAAGATCACCGGCTCAGGCAGTTTCAGCTCGGCAACCGGCTCTGGCACACCGACAGTTCCTTCAAGTTCGTGCCCGGCCGCGCCAGTCTGCTTTATGGCCGGGCCGTACCGCCGGCGGGCGGGCGGACCGAGTTCGCCGACGAGCGCGCGGCCTGGGACGCGCTGGACGCGGCGACGCAGGCGAAGCTGGACGGGCTGATCGCCGAGCACTGCATCCGCTATTCGCGCATGCGCATGGGCTTCGACAATTTCTCGGAGGAGGAAATCCGCCAGATGCCGCCCGTGCCGCAGGTGCTGGTGCGCACCATTCCCGAGACGGGGCGGAAGAACCTCTATCTCGCCTCCCACGCCCTGAAGATCGTCGGCATGGAGGACGAAGCCGCGCGGAAGCTGATCGACGACCTGATCGCGCACGCCACCCAGCGCCAGTTCGTCTACAGCCACCGCTGGCGGGCGAACGATCTGGTGATGTGGGACAACCGTTGCACCATGCACCGGGGCACGCCATTTGACGATCTGGTCTACAAGCGGGACGTGCAGCGGGCGACGGTAGCCGAACCGGCCAATTCCGTCGAGATGGCGGGCCTGCCGCTGCCCGGGATCGCGGCATAG
- a CDS encoding phenylacetate--CoA ligase family protein: protein MDHYDGLESRAPEKREEDLMAALPGQVAHAKNGSTFFGELYKDIHPEEINSREALRQLPVIRKPDVQEAQAANPPFGGLNAVAVTEMAHIYMSPGPIFEPDGSARDHWRYARALYAAGFRQGDVVHNTLSYHLTPAGMLVETGCRAIGCAVFPGGVGNTEMQVDAIEKLKPTAYAGTPSFLRILLEKADEMGRDSSSYRKASVGAEPLPPSLRQWFEDRGIQTTQGYGTADVGLIAYESIPVEGMILDEGLILEICRPGTGEPVAEGEVGEIVVTTFNPIYPLIRYGTGDMTAILPGQSECGRTNTRIKGWMGRADQSCKVRGMFVHAKLVGQIVDRHKEVDKARIVVTNPDNRDQMTLKAEASSGGAALIEALKQTVQTVTKLRGEVEIVEPGSLPNDGVVVEDAREFK from the coding sequence ATGGATCATTACGACGGGCTGGAATCGCGCGCGCCGGAAAAGCGCGAGGAAGACCTGATGGCGGCGCTGCCGGGGCAGGTGGCGCATGCGAAGAACGGCTCTACCTTCTTCGGCGAACTCTACAAGGACATCCACCCCGAAGAGATCAACAGCCGCGAGGCGCTGCGGCAGCTGCCGGTCATCCGCAAGCCCGACGTGCAGGAGGCCCAGGCGGCGAACCCGCCCTTCGGCGGCCTCAACGCCGTGGCCGTCACCGAGATGGCGCATATCTACATGTCGCCCGGCCCGATCTTCGAGCCCGACGGCTCGGCGCGCGACCACTGGCGCTACGCCCGCGCGCTCTACGCCGCCGGCTTTCGCCAGGGCGACGTGGTCCACAACACGCTGTCCTATCACCTCACCCCCGCGGGCATGCTGGTGGAGACGGGCTGCCGCGCCATCGGCTGCGCGGTCTTCCCCGGCGGCGTCGGCAATACCGAGATGCAGGTCGACGCGATCGAGAAGCTGAAGCCCACCGCCTATGCCGGCACGCCGTCCTTCCTGCGCATCCTGCTGGAGAAGGCGGACGAAATGGGGCGTGACAGCTCCTCCTACCGCAAGGCCTCGGTCGGCGCGGAACCGCTGCCGCCTTCGCTCAGGCAGTGGTTCGAGGACCGCGGCATCCAGACCACGCAGGGCTATGGCACCGCCGACGTCGGACTGATCGCCTACGAATCGATCCCCGTCGAGGGCATGATCCTGGACGAGGGGCTGATTCTGGAGATCTGCCGCCCCGGCACGGGCGAGCCGGTCGCGGAGGGCGAGGTCGGCGAGATCGTGGTGACCACCTTCAACCCGATCTATCCGCTGATCCGCTACGGTACCGGCGACATGACGGCGATCCTGCCGGGCCAGAGCGAATGCGGCCGCACCAACACCCGGATCAAGGGCTGGATGGGCCGGGCCGATCAGTCCTGCAAGGTGCGCGGCATGTTCGTCCACGCCAAGCTGGTGGGCCAGATCGTCGACCGCCACAAGGAGGTCGACAAGGCGCGCATCGTCGTCACCAATCCCGACAACCGCGACCAGATGACCCTCAAGGCCGAGGCCTCCTCGGGCGGCGCGGCGCTGATCGAGGCGCTGAAGCAGACGGTGCAGACGGTCACCAAGCTGCGCGGCGAGGTCGAGATTGTCGAGCCCGGCAGTCTGCCCAACGACGGCGTCGTCGTCGAGGACGCGCGGGAGTTCAAATAG
- a CDS encoding LLM class F420-dependent oxidoreductase, with amino-acid sequence MALKLNLMAGYWSSHPPQNMVAMAQLAERLGCHGFFTAEAYGSDALTPLAWVGAQTERIKLGTAIAQISARTPTSLAMHAITLDHLSNGRVILGLGVSGPQVVEGWYGRPFAKPLARTRAYIDIIRQVLARDEPVEHQSEHYTLPYPADAPGSWGLGKPLKSIVHPLRSDLPIFLGAEGPKNVKMATEICDGWFPLYFSPTGPKVYAEQTANLKPGFEIFCPVRIAITDDIEGALARVKENLALYVGGMGARDRNFHNDLVARMGYADAAAKIQDLYLDGKRREAVAAVPDSLADEISLIGPPERIRDRLAAWEESPVTGLMVWAADERELTQMAELVVGR; translated from the coding sequence ATGGCGCTGAAACTGAATCTGATGGCCGGCTACTGGTCGTCGCATCCGCCGCAGAACATGGTCGCCATGGCGCAGCTCGCCGAGCGGCTGGGCTGCCATGGCTTCTTCACGGCGGAGGCCTACGGCTCCGACGCGCTGACGCCGCTGGCCTGGGTCGGCGCGCAGACCGAGCGGATCAAGCTCGGCACGGCCATCGCGCAGATTTCGGCGCGGACGCCGACCTCGCTGGCCATGCACGCCATCACCCTGGATCATCTCTCGAACGGGCGGGTGATCCTGGGTCTCGGCGTCTCCGGCCCGCAGGTGGTGGAGGGCTGGTACGGCCGGCCCTTCGCCAAGCCGCTGGCCCGCACCCGCGCCTATATCGACATCATCCGCCAGGTGCTGGCCCGCGACGAACCGGTCGAACACCAGAGCGAGCACTACACGCTGCCCTATCCGGCGGATGCGCCGGGCTCCTGGGGCCTGGGCAAGCCGCTGAAATCCATCGTCCATCCGCTCCGCTCCGACCTGCCGATCTTCCTCGGCGCCGAGGGCCCGAAGAACGTGAAGATGGCCACCGAGATCTGCGACGGCTGGTTCCCGCTCTACTTCTCGCCGACCGGCCCCAAGGTCTATGCCGAGCAGACGGCGAACCTGAAGCCCGGCTTCGAGATCTTCTGCCCCGTCCGCATCGCCATCACCGATGACATCGAGGGCGCGCTGGCCAGAGTGAAGGAGAACCTGGCGCTCTATGTCGGCGGCATGGGCGCGCGCGACCGCAATTTCCACAACGACCTGGTCGCCCGCATGGGCTATGCCGACGCGGCGGCGAAGATCCAGGACCTCTATCTCGACGGCAAGCGACGGGAGGCCGTGGCCGCCGTGCCCGACAGCCTTGCCGACGAGATCAGCCTGATCGGCCCGCCCGAGCGCATCCGCGACAGGCTGGCCGCCTGGGAGGAGAGCCCGGTGACGGGCCTGATGGTCTGGGCCGCCGACGAGCGCGAACTGACGCAGATGGCGGAGCTGGTGGTGGGGCGGTAG
- the trhA gene encoding PAQR family membrane homeostasis protein TrhA, with translation MKIDDDCGRPEGMGRHYSRAERIADGLVHAIGLALAMGACAALAALALPAADALRMAALVIYAGGLVTMLGCSAAYNLMPEGDWKGIFRRLDHAAIFLMIAGTYTPFTLVAIGGAWGWSLFGVVWAGALAGAMLKLVWPHRFERLSIAVYLLLGWVILLALGPMFANMSLQAIVLLGVGGLLYSLGVLFHLWERLKFQNAVWHAFVLAAAACHYVAVVSEVALAA, from the coding sequence ATGAAGATTGACGACGACTGCGGGAGACCGGAAGGGATGGGCCGCCACTACAGCCGCGCCGAACGCATCGCCGACGGCCTTGTCCACGCCATCGGGCTGGCGCTGGCCATGGGCGCCTGCGCCGCGCTGGCCGCCCTGGCCCTGCCCGCTGCGGATGCGCTCAGGATGGCCGCGCTGGTCATCTATGCCGGCGGACTGGTGACCATGCTCGGCTGCTCGGCGGCCTACAACCTGATGCCCGAGGGGGACTGGAAGGGTATCTTCCGCCGCCTGGATCACGCCGCCATCTTCCTCATGATCGCCGGCACCTACACGCCCTTCACTCTGGTCGCCATTGGCGGCGCGTGGGGCTGGAGCCTGTTCGGCGTGGTCTGGGCCGGGGCCCTCGCCGGCGCCATGCTGAAGCTGGTCTGGCCGCACCGCTTCGAACGGCTGTCGATCGCCGTGTACCTGCTGCTTGGCTGGGTGATCCTGCTCGCCCTGGGCCCGATGTTCGCGAACATGTCGCTGCAAGCCATCGTGCTGCTGGGCGTCGGCGGCCTGCTCTACAGCCTGGGCGTGCTGTTCCACCTCTGGGAGCGGCTGAAGTTCCAGAACGCGGTCTGGCACGCCTTCGTGCTCGCCGCAGCCGCCTGCCACTACGTGGCCGTGGTAAGCGAGGTTGCGCTGGCGGCATGA
- a CDS encoding acetyl-CoA acetyltransferase — MDETRIPVLVGSGQVTQREEDPRAALSPMDLTAAAGAEAAKDAGAERQVLEALDTVVQLASFSDTSWRFTCPFGRYTNPPKSLAARLGATNAKRLVYTHAGGNMTQWCISRMSEMITRGELSAAMIAGGEALATQKAAQRAGVELDWSEDPGGEPERWGVSKRGWSDMEDRHRMAGAIFAYPLVENAIRGHKGETIDEHLMSMGRLFEGFARVAAANPLADRRDGFTAEQIATVSEKNPFIGFPYTKLMNANAFIDQSAAVILMSVARAKELGIPREKWVFLHGCGDANDHWYLSDRINHWSSPAMRTVGEETCRMAGKSVGDMDFLDLYSCFPSAVQIACAEMGIAEDDPRGLTVTGGLPYFGGPGNNYVTHSIAEMMNRVRARPGSWGLVTSNGNYVTKQSAGIYSTDMPEKPFSPADPATYQARIDAEKGPEVAEFAEGPAEIETYTVMHDRKGPSYAILFGRLDDGRRFIANTPADPDLLAEMERTDYLGRAGQVSTADGVNIFVPA; from the coding sequence ATGGACGAGACACGCATTCCGGTCCTGGTCGGCTCGGGCCAGGTCACCCAGCGGGAAGAAGACCCCAGGGCGGCCCTGTCGCCGATGGACCTGACAGCGGCCGCCGGCGCGGAGGCCGCGAAGGACGCCGGCGCGGAGCGGCAGGTGCTGGAGGCGCTGGACACCGTCGTCCAGCTCGCTTCCTTCTCCGACACCAGCTGGCGCTTCACCTGCCCGTTCGGCCGCTATACGAACCCACCGAAATCGCTCGCCGCACGGCTGGGCGCAACGAACGCGAAGCGGCTGGTCTACACCCATGCCGGCGGGAACATGACCCAGTGGTGCATCAGCCGCATGTCGGAGATGATCACCCGCGGCGAGCTCTCGGCCGCCATGATCGCCGGCGGGGAAGCGCTGGCGACCCAGAAGGCCGCCCAGCGTGCCGGCGTGGAGCTCGACTGGTCGGAGGATCCGGGCGGCGAGCCTGAGCGCTGGGGCGTCTCGAAGCGCGGCTGGAGCGACATGGAAGACCGCCACCGCATGGCCGGCGCGATCTTCGCCTATCCGCTGGTCGAGAACGCCATCCGCGGCCACAAGGGCGAAACCATCGACGAGCACCTGATGTCCATGGGCCGCCTGTTCGAGGGCTTCGCCAGGGTGGCGGCGGCGAACCCGCTGGCCGATCGCCGCGACGGTTTCACCGCCGAACAGATCGCCACGGTCAGCGAGAAGAACCCCTTCATCGGCTTCCCCTACACGAAGCTGATGAACGCCAACGCCTTCATCGACCAGTCGGCCGCGGTCATCCTGATGTCGGTGGCCCGGGCGAAGGAACTGGGCATCCCGCGGGAGAAGTGGGTCTTCCTGCATGGCTGCGGCGACGCCAACGACCACTGGTACCTGTCGGACCGGATCAATCACTGGAGCTCGCCGGCCATGCGCACGGTGGGCGAGGAGACCTGCCGCATGGCGGGCAAGTCGGTCGGAGACATGGACTTCCTCGACCTCTATTCCTGCTTCCCCTCCGCCGTGCAGATCGCCTGCGCCGAGATGGGGATCGCCGAGGACGACCCGCGCGGGCTGACGGTGACCGGCGGCCTGCCCTATTTCGGCGGACCGGGGAACAACTACGTCACCCACTCCATCGCCGAGATGATGAACCGGGTCCGCGCCCGGCCCGGCTCCTGGGGCCTCGTCACCTCCAACGGCAACTACGTCACCAAGCAGTCGGCGGGAATCTACTCGACCGATATGCCGGAGAAGCCGTTCTCCCCCGCCGATCCGGCGACCTATCAGGCGCGGATCGACGCCGAGAAGGGGCCGGAAGTGGCCGAGTTCGCCGAAGGCCCGGCGGAGATCGAGACCTACACCGTGATGCACGACCGCAAGGGACCGAGCTACGCGATCCTGTTCGGCAGGCTGGACGACGGGCGGCGCTTCATCGCCAACACGCCCGCCGACCCGGATCTGCTGGCGGAGATGGAACGGACAGACTATCTGGGCCGCGCCGGGCAGGTCTCGACCGCCGACGGCGTCAACATCTTCGTGCCGGCGTGA
- a CDS encoding alpha/beta fold hydrolase: MTDVPSDLLKVRAPAPDWYHANMADAGEERFVDVDGCAVHYLSWPAKRKPARGGLLFVHGGGGHAHWWSFIAPFLAQTHDVASISLSGMGDSGARDSYGADVRVADMRGVIADAGLAGPVVVVGASFGGFMASRFGQTHGDELAGIIVCDSPLRPPERREEDLNRRPRMGNKRHYESFEEALSRFRLAPAQPCDNEFLVEHIGRHSIKREPEGWCWKWHGGAMDNSRFGEPFDDFLAEATCRKAYLYGEKSAIVDEQSRDYIRGLIGEDAPMVGIPEAHHHLALDQPLAFVVAVRSLLAGWRLS; this comes from the coding sequence ATGACCGACGTTCCGTCCGACCTGCTCAAGGTCCGCGCACCTGCGCCCGACTGGTATCACGCGAACATGGCCGACGCCGGCGAGGAACGCTTCGTCGACGTCGACGGCTGCGCCGTCCACTACCTCTCCTGGCCCGCAAAGCGGAAGCCGGCCAGGGGCGGGCTGCTGTTCGTCCACGGCGGCGGCGGCCACGCCCACTGGTGGAGCTTCATCGCGCCCTTCCTGGCGCAGACGCACGACGTCGCCTCGATCAGCCTGTCGGGCATGGGCGACAGCGGTGCGCGGGACAGCTATGGCGCCGACGTCCGGGTCGCCGACATGCGCGGCGTGATCGCCGATGCCGGTCTGGCCGGCCCGGTCGTGGTGGTCGGCGCCAGCTTCGGCGGCTTCATGGCCAGCCGCTTCGGCCAGACCCATGGCGATGAACTGGCCGGCATCATCGTCTGCGATTCCCCGCTCCGCCCGCCGGAGCGCCGCGAGGAAGATCTGAACCGCCGCCCGCGCATGGGCAACAAGCGCCACTACGAAAGCTTCGAGGAGGCGCTCTCGCGCTTCCGCCTGGCCCCGGCCCAGCCCTGTGACAACGAATTCCTCGTGGAGCATATCGGCCGGCATTCGATCAAGCGGGAGCCGGAGGGCTGGTGCTGGAAATGGCACGGCGGCGCCATGGACAATAGCCGCTTCGGCGAGCCCTTCGACGACTTCCTGGCCGAGGCGACCTGCCGGAAGGCCTATCTCTACGGCGAGAAGTCCGCGATCGTCGATGAACAGAGCCGCGACTACATCCGCGGCCTGATCGGAGAGGACGCCCCGATGGTCGGTATCCCCGAAGCCCACCATCATCTGGCGCTGGACCAGCCGCTGGCCTTCGTCGTTGCCGTCAGGAGCCTATTGGCGGGCTGGCGCCTTTCCTGA